A window of Glycine soja cultivar W05 chromosome 2, ASM419377v2, whole genome shotgun sequence genomic DNA:
TTGTGAAGTGTTTGAAGAAGCAGAAGAAGGTGGCTCGTGTGATTATGATACATATAATGCAATGATAGATGGTTTTGCAAGTGCGGAGAGAAGTGAGGATGCGTTTTTGATGTTCAGAGACATGCAAAAGGGTTCTTTTGGCCCAACGGAGGTTACCTTTGTGAGTGTCATGAGTTCTTGTTTGAGTTTAAGAGCTGGTTGTCAAGCGCGGGCTCAAGCTATCAAGATGGGTTTTGTTGGTTGTGTTGCTGTGAACAATGCAATGATGACTATGTATTCTGGGTTTGGGGAGGTTAACgaagttcaaaatatttttgaggGAATGGAAGAAAGGGATGTTGTTTCATGGAATATAATGGTTTCAACCTTTTTGCAAGAGAATCTTGAGGAAGAAGCAATGTTGAGCTATTTGAAAATGAGGAGGGAAGGAATTGAACCAGATGAGTTTACTTATGGAAGTTTGCTGCTTGCTTCAGATTCTTTGCAAGTTGTGGAGATGATCCACTCCCTTCTATGCAAAGGCGGGCTTGTGAAAATTGAAGTTTTGAATGCGTTAGTTTCTGCATACTGCAGACATGGGAATATAAAGCGTGCATTTCAAATCTTTTTTGGTGTTCCCTCTAAAAATTTGATATCTTGGAACATTATCATGTCTGGGTTTTTGATGAATGGACACCCGTTGCAAGGGTTAGAGCAATTCTCTGCATTACTTAGTATACAAGTCAAGCCAAATTCCTATTCCCTCAGTCTTGTTTTGAGCATTTGTTCTAGCATGTCAGCCGTGAGTCATGGGAAACAGGTTCATGGTTACATTCTAAGACATGGATTTCCTTCAGAAGTTTCTTTGGGTAATGCCCTGGTCACAATGTATGCCAAATGTGGATCTTTAGACAAGGCTTTGAGAGTATTTGATGCAATGGTGGAAAGAGATACAATATCTTGGAATGCTATGATATCTGCTTATGCACAACATGGACAAGGCGAAGAAGCCGTGCACTGTTTTGAGGTAATGCAAACCTCACCTGGAATCAAACCAGACCAGGCTACCTTTACTTCAGTTCTTTCTGCTTGCAGTCATGCAGGTTTGGTCGATGATGGTATCCATATACTTGATACAATGGTGAAAGTTTATGGATTTGTGCCAAGTGTGGATCATTTTTCTTGCATAGTTGATCTGTTGGGTCAAAGTGGATACCTTGATGAGGCAGAGAGAGTGATTAAAAGTGGATACTTTGGAGAACATTCCAATATTTGCTAGTCATTGTTCAGTGCTTGTGCAGCTCATGGTAATTTAAGACTAGGAAGAACAGTTGCTAGACTTATCCTGGAAAGAGACCATAACAACCCTTCAGTTTATGTGCTTTTATCAAATATCTGTGCAGCAGCAGGTCAGTGGGAAGAAGCAGCTAATCTGGGAGATATGATGAGAGAATTTGGAACAACAAAGTAGCCTGGCTGCAGCTGGATCAGAACCTAAGACTTACAAGTTATAGGTGCTTGTAAATGTATAAGCATGAGCCTAATCTGGAGGAGGTTCAATACAGAATTCAGCTTTGAATAGACTCGGCCATGGACTATGATGTGATATGCAAGATATTCCTATTCTTGCAGAAAAAATGGTTTTTATCATCCAGGCATATagttttcaatatttattttcttggtgAACACCAAAGTTTGGATATTTTCTACTTGGGGGAGGGGTGCTAGGAGGGGTTGAAAGTTCCAAAGTGCTGGGTGGGTGAACAATGGAATCTCCTAAGTGATTTTGGGCTTCATTATTGAACCTTAGCTTCTTCCTGCCTTTCTTCATTGGTCTATGGCTTTTGGGCAACATCAAAATATGATACTGTGATGGAAATATGTGTGTTATTTGGGCTTCTTTTTGGTATTTCTTTATTGGGGAATATACCTGTGAACgcaaaaaaaatggaatttcTTGATGATTACTACACAAAATATGATACTGTGATGGAAATATGGATACTTTTTTTCTCAATAACAAGTTATTTTCAACAatcattcatttcatttgtgTAGTTTTGTAACCCAAACCCAAAACTCAGATCTGGACGTTGAAACCCAAACCCATCCAAACAGCATTGTTTATGTGACGAGGGTGGAGATGATGGGGTTGTAGATGGAGTCAGTGGGATTGGTGTCGAGGGAGTGAAAGACGTGGAGGGCTTGGGCGAGGTTGTTCTAGTGTGCATGGATGGAGATGATGGCGTTCGGTGGTTGAATGTAGATGGGTTGGCgtgttgaaatataaacttgatttgggcctaaattaattatttggttccttggacttagttattttgggcttaagtaattatgggtcatgtttctagagaattcttgtagtgtttggagtgcctagatatttcttatggttttaatattctctagaatactctttggatctctagagttgagaactctctagaattagtgtgtctagagttctccttatagtagtataaatagagatgtaatcctacacatttgtatcaagcaaaaatacaaagttctctcctccataaagaattctccttcctatcaagtttctattcaaagtctccaatattcctaaacacttttcctaaacataaaaagccttatttccaacaaagtggtatcagagcttcaagaTCCTCAAAAGATGGCGAATGGAGGTTTTCCTTTCCAAATGCCGATGCTCACAAAGAACAACTATGATAATTGGAGTATCAAGATGAAGGCGCTACTAGGAGCTCAAGATGTGTGGGATATCGTAGAGAATGGCTTCGAGGAGCAAGATGAAGCCTCGCTAAGCCAAGGTGTAAAGGAGACGTTGAAGGAGTCAAGAAAGAGAGACAAGAAAGCTCTCTTTCTCATTTATCAATCGGTGGATGAAGATACATTTGAGAAGATATCCAACGCAACGACGGCCAAAGAAGCATGGGATAAGCTTCAAACTTGCAACAAAGGAGTTGAGCAGGTAAAAAAGATTCGTCTTCAAACTCTTAGAGGTGACTTTGAGCGTTTGTTTATGGAGGAGTCCGAGTCAATTTCTGATTATTTTTCTCGAGTATTGGCCGTAGTcaatcaacttaaaagaaatggtgaagatgttgatgaggtgaaggtcatggaaaaaatactttgaactttaaatccaagttttgacttcattgttaccaacattgaagaaaacaaggatttaAAGACCATGACTATTGAGCAACTCATGGGTTCCTTACAAGCAtacgaagaaaaacaaaagagaaaaattaaacaaaaggagGCTACGGAGCAACTACTACAACTCAACGTAAAGGAAGCAAACTATGCAAATTACAAGAGCCAAAGAGGACGAGGTCGCGGCCAAGATCGTGGACGTGGACAAGGACatggaggagaaggaagaggTGGTTACAACAACCACtccaacaaattcaacaatggagaaAGAAGTTGGAATCCACAAGTAACAAGAGGTCGTGGAAGAGGAAATTCATGGTCGAGGTATGACAAATCACAAATCAAGTGtttcaattgcaacaagattggTCACTATGCATCCGAGTGTAGATTCTCGAAGAAGGTTGAAGAGAAAGCTAACTTTGTAGAAGAAAAAGGCGGAGAAGAAGAAACTTTGCTACTCGCGTgccaaaacaaatttgaagagaaaagaaacaagtggtACCTCGACACCGGCGCAAGCAACCACATGTGCGGCGATAAAAGCATGTTCGTGGAGATCAATGAAGCGGCAACTGGCGATGTCTCATTTGGAGACGACTCAAAGATACCAGTCAAAGGCAAAGGTAAAATTCTCATACGTTTGAAGAATGGGAGTCATCAATTCATATCCAATGTCTACTATGTGCCTAACATGAAGAATAATACTTTGAGCTTGGGACAATTATTAGAGAAAGGCTATGACATCCATTTGAAAGAACATAGTCTTTTCTTAAGAGATTGTAGACATAACTTGATTGCTAAGGTGCCTATGTCAAAGAATAGAATGTTCCTCTTGAACATTCAAAATGATGTGGCAAAGTGTCTCAAGGCTTGCTATACCGACTCTTCGTGGCTATGGCATCTATGGTTCGGGCACCTCAACTTCGACGGTCTAGAACGTTTAGCGAAGAAGGAGATGGTGAGAGTCTTGCCTAGCATCAACCACCCAGACCAACTTTGCGAAGGATGTCTAATTGGGAAGCAATTTCATAAAAGTTTTCCAAAGGAATCAACAACAAGAGCAACAAAGCCGCTAGAGCTCATACACACCGATGTCTGTGGACCAATCAAACCCAACTCATTTGGTAAGAATAAGTACTTTCTcctctttattgatgattattccagAAAAACCTGGGTTTATTTCTTGAAGGAGAAATCAGAAGTGTTTGAAAACTTTAAGAAGTTCAAAGCCCTCGTGGAGAAAGAAAGTGGTCTTTCCATCAAGGCCATGAGATCTGATCGAGGAGGAGAGTTCACTTCAAATAAGTTCAACAAATATTGTGAAGACCATGGAATCCGTCGCCCACTGACAGTGCCAAGAtcgccacaacaaaatggagtagcagAGAGAAAGAACCGGACCATACTTAACATGGTGCGAAGCATGCTCAAGAGCAAGAAGATGCCGAAGGAGTTTTGGGCTGAAGCAGTGGCATGTGCAGTTTACCTAACAAATCGTTCCCCAACAAGAAGCGTGCATGAGAAGACACCACAAGAAGCATGGAGTGGAAGGAAGCCTGGGATCTCTCACCTCAAAGTGTTTGGAAGCATTGCCTATACCCATGTTCCAGACGAAAAGAGGACAAAGCTCGATGATAAAAGTGAGAAGTACGTGTTTGTGGGTTACGAATCAAGATCCAAGGGATACAAGCTCTATAATCCAAATAGTAGAAAGATCGTCATAAGTCGCGACGTGGAGTTCGACGAAGAAGATTGTTGGGATTGGAGTGTTCAAGAAGATAAGTAtgattttcttccttattttgaagaagatgatgaaattgaacaaccaatcATAGAGGAACATATTACACCACCTGCCTCACCGACACCAAGGCTGGATGAAACAAGTTCAAGTGAGAGGACACCGCGACTAAGGAGCATTGAAGAGATTTATGAGGTAACCACAAACCTAAACAACATTAACCTCTTTTGTCTTTTTGGTGATTGTGAGCCTCTAAGCTATCAAGAAGCAGCGGAAAACATAAAGTGGAAAGACGCCATGGACGAAGAAATCAAGTCAATCACGAAGAATGATACGTGGGAACTTACTACACTTCCACGAGGACACAAAGCAATCGGAGTAAGATGGGTGTACAAGGCAAAGAAGAATGCTAAAGGAGATGTGGAGAGATACAAAGCAAGATTGGTGGCTAAAGGCTATAGTCAAAGACAAGGAATTGACTATGATGAGGTATTTGCTCCTGTTGCTCGTCTTGAAACTATTAGACTGATCATTTCTTTGGCAGCCCAAAATAAATGGAAgatctatcaaatggatgtgaagtcaGCCTTCTTGAATGGTTTTCTCGAAGAAGAAGTCTATATTGAGCAACCACTGGGCTATGAAGTAAAAGGGCAAGAAGAAAAAGTCTTGAAGCTGAAGAAGGCGTTGTAAGGTCTCAAGCAAGCACCGAGAGCTTGGAATGTTCGAATCGACAAGTACTTTCAAGACAAGAACTTCATCAAGTGTCCATATAAACATGCACTCTATATCAAAGCGCAAAGtggagatattttgattatgtgTTTGTATGTAGATGACTTGATCTTTACAGGGAACAATCCAAGCATGTTCGAAGAGTTCAAGAAAGATATGTcaaatgaatttgagatgacgGATATGGGGCTCATGGCATATTATCTCAGCATCGAAGTAAAACAAGAAGACAAAGGAATTTTCATCACCCAAGAAGGCTATGCCAAAGAAGTCCTTAAGAAGTTCAAGATGGAAGACGCCAATCCAGTTGGCACCCCGATGGAATGTGTCTAGAGTTCTccttagagtagtataaatagagatgtaatcctacacatttgtatcaagcaaaaatacaaagttctctcctccataaagaattctccttcctatcaagtttctattcaaagtctccaatattcctaaacacttttcctaaacataaaaagcctTATTTCCAACATGGCGCAGACAATGGAAGAGAAACAGAGTGATGGTGTTCTCTTCATCCCCAAAGCCACCTTCGTATCATGGCTCCGCGACACCAACGCACCTCCACGTCCGCCGCCTCCTCACCTTCATCTC
This region includes:
- the LOC114375146 gene encoding pentatricopeptide repeat-containing protein At3g49740-like — encoded protein: MEGTCIRWSSKVGFWVFKCGCVVDACEVFEEAEEGGSCDYDTYNAMIDGFASAERSEDAFLMFRDMQKGSFGPTEVTFVSVMSSCLSLRAGCQARAQAIKMGFVGCVAVNNAMMTMYSGFGEVNEVQNIFEGMEERDVVSWNIMVSTFLQENLEEEAMLSYLKMRREGIEPDEFTYGSLLLASDSLQVVEMIHSLLCKGGLVKIEVLNALVSAYCRHGNIKRAFQIFFGVPSKNLISWNIIMSGFLMNGHPLQGLEQFSALLSIQVKPNSYSLSLVLSICSSMSAVSHGKQVHGYILRHGFPSEVSLGNALVTMYAKCGSLDKALRVFDAMVERDTISWNAMISAYAQHGQGEEAVHCFEVMQTSPGIKPDQATFTSVLSACSHAGLVDDGIHILDTMVKVYGFVPSVDHFSCIVDLLGQSGYLDEAERVIKSGYFGEHSNIC